The Carassius carassius unplaced genomic scaffold, fCarCar2.1 SCAFFOLD_73, whole genome shotgun sequence genome includes a window with the following:
- the LOC132133946 gene encoding histone H4 codes for MSGRGKGGKGLGKGGAKRHRKVLRDNIQGITKPAIRRLARRGGVKRISGLIYEETRGVLKVFLENVIRDAVTYTEHAKRKTVTAMDVVYALKRQGRTLYGFGG; via the coding sequence ATGTCTGGAAGAGGTAAAGGTGGTAAAGGGCTCGGGAAAGGAGGCGCCAAGCGTCACCGTAAAGTTCTTCGGGATAACATCCAGGGCATCACCAAACCCGCCATCCGTCGTCTCGCTCGCCGCGGCGGAGTCAAGCGTATCTCCGGTCTGATCTACGAGGAGACCCGCGGTGTGCTGAAGGTGTTCCTGGAGAACGTGATCCGCGATGCCGTGACCTACACCGAGCACGCCAAGAGAAAGACCGTCACCGCCATGGACGTCGTGTATGCGCTGAAACGACAGGGACGCACTCTGTACGGCTTCGGAGGATAA